In Niveispirillum cyanobacteriorum, the following proteins share a genomic window:
- the gltA gene encoding citrate synthase has protein sequence MSQTTQTAGDGTAETVTLIDNRTGKKIDLPILKGSTGPDVIDIRKLYGATGCFTYDPGFTSTASCDSAITYIDGDEGVLLHRGYPIDQLAESSDFMEVCYLLLHGELPNAAQKTEFEATITRHTMVHEQLTQFYRGFRRDAHPMAVMCGVVGALSAFYHDSTDINDPKQRMIASHRLIAKLPTIAAMAYKYSVGQPFMYPRNDLGYAENFLYMTFGVPCEPYKVNPVIAKAMDKIFILHADHEQNASTSTVRLAGSSGANPFACIAAGIASLWGPAHGGANEAVLKMLEEIKTVDRIPEFINRAKDKNDNFRLMGFGHRVYKNYDPRAKVMQQTCKEVLAELGIKDDPLLDIAVELERIALSDPYFIEKKLYPNVDFYSGIILKAIGFPTSMFTVLFALARTVGWISQWKEMIEDPGQKIGRPRQLYMGQTPRDYVPVEKRG, from the coding sequence ATGAGCCAGACAACCCAGACGGCGGGCGATGGAACCGCCGAGACGGTGACCCTGATCGATAACCGGACCGGCAAGAAGATTGACTTGCCTATCCTGAAGGGCTCGACGGGGCCAGATGTCATCGACATCCGAAAGCTCTATGGCGCCACCGGCTGCTTCACTTACGATCCCGGCTTCACGTCGACCGCCTCCTGCGACTCGGCCATCACCTATATTGATGGTGACGAGGGTGTGCTGCTGCACCGCGGTTATCCGATCGACCAGCTGGCCGAAAGCTCGGACTTCATGGAAGTCTGCTACCTGCTGCTGCATGGTGAACTGCCCAACGCCGCGCAGAAGACGGAGTTCGAAGCCACCATCACCCGCCATACGATGGTGCATGAACAGCTGACGCAGTTCTATCGCGGCTTCCGTCGCGATGCGCACCCGATGGCCGTGATGTGCGGCGTCGTCGGCGCCCTGTCGGCCTTCTATCATGACAGCACCGATATCAACGATCCCAAGCAGCGCATGATCGCCTCGCATCGCCTGATCGCGAAGCTGCCGACCATCGCCGCCATGGCCTACAAGTATTCCGTCGGCCAGCCCTTCATGTACCCGCGCAACGATCTGGGTTACGCGGAGAACTTCCTGTACATGACGTTCGGCGTGCCGTGTGAGCCGTACAAGGTGAACCCGGTCATCGCCAAGGCGATGGACAAGATCTTCATCCTGCACGCCGATCACGAGCAGAACGCGTCCACCTCCACCGTCCGTCTGGCCGGCTCCTCGGGTGCCAATCCGTTCGCCTGTATCGCCGCCGGTATCGCCAGCCTGTGGGGCCCCGCCCATGGCGGTGCCAACGAGGCCGTGCTGAAGATGCTGGAAGAGATCAAGACCGTTGATCGCATTCCGGAATTCATCAATCGCGCCAAGGACAAGAACGACAATTTCCGTCTGATGGGCTTCGGCCACCGGGTCTATAAGAACTATGACCCGCGCGCCAAGGTGATGCAGCAGACCTGTAAGGAAGTGCTGGCCGAGCTGGGGATTAAGGACGATCCGCTGCTGGACATCGCGGTGGAGCTGGAGCGGATTGCCCTGTCCGATCCGTACTTCATCGAGAAGAAGCTGTACCCGAACGTCGACTTCTATTCCGGCATTATCCTGAAGGCCATCGGCTTCCCGACCAGCATGTTCACCGTGCTGTTCGCGCTGGCCCGTACCGTTGGCTGGATCAGCCAGTGGAAGGAAATGATCGAGGATCCCGGTCAGAAGATCGGTCGCCCGCGTCAGCTCTATATGGGTCAGACGCCGCGCGACTATGTCCCGGTCGAGAAGCGTGGCTGA
- a CDS encoding nickel/cobalt efflux transporter yields the protein MPEFADLIRQGASHAWLFVPSAVLLGALHGLEPGHSKTMMASFIVAVRGTVGQAVMLGLAATLSHTAVVWLVALTGLHLGRELAGEQVEGWFQLLSAVIMLGMAAWLFAPAWRRHAHAHHHHHDHDHGHGGHHHHGHHDHGNDDHDDAHARYHAEQISQRFSDGQATTGQIILFGLTGGLIPCPAAITVLLICLQLREFTLGVALVLCFSIGLAITLTASGVVAALGARHLSRRGIGFEKLMTRAPYLSALLILVIAAYMGWHGIASLAG from the coding sequence ATGCCTGAATTTGCCGATCTGATCCGTCAGGGTGCGTCGCATGCCTGGCTGTTTGTTCCCAGCGCGGTCCTGCTGGGGGCGCTGCACGGGTTGGAACCGGGTCATTCCAAGACCATGATGGCGTCCTTCATCGTGGCGGTGCGCGGGACGGTGGGGCAGGCGGTGATGCTGGGTTTGGCCGCCACCCTTTCCCACACCGCCGTGGTCTGGCTGGTGGCCCTGACCGGCTTGCATCTGGGCAGGGAACTGGCGGGCGAGCAGGTGGAAGGCTGGTTTCAGCTGTTGAGCGCCGTGATCATGCTGGGCATGGCCGCATGGCTGTTCGCCCCCGCCTGGCGCCGCCATGCCCACGCACATCACCATCATCATGACCACGATCATGGCCATGGCGGGCACCATCATCATGGGCATCACGACCACGGGAACGACGATCATGATGATGCCCATGCCCGCTATCACGCGGAGCAGATTTCACAGCGGTTCAGCGATGGGCAGGCCACGACAGGGCAGATCATCCTGTTCGGCCTGACCGGCGGGCTGATCCCCTGTCCTGCGGCCATCACGGTTTTGCTGATCTGCCTGCAATTGCGGGAATTCACGCTAGGCGTAGCGCTGGTGCTGTGTTTCAGCATCGGGCTGGCCATCACGCTGACCGCCAGCGGGGTGGTGGCGGCACTGGGCGCGCGGCATCTGTCACGGCGTGGAATCGGTTTTGAAAAGCTGATGACCAGAGCGCCCTATCTGTCGGCCCTGCTGATCCTGGTAATCGCGGCCTATATGGGCTGGCACGGGATTGCGTCGCTGGCGGGATGA
- the recO gene encoding DNA repair protein RecO produces the protein MDWNDQAILLSARPYGETAALALVLTREHGRHAGLVHGGQSARLRASLEPGNLLAAGWRARLADQLGTWSLELERAYAAPLLDDPLRLACLASACALLDGLLADREPHPGLFDATLALFEALSSEVWAEIYVRWEIGLLDEIGFGLDLSRCAVSGQTAADLFAGNDGLSHVSPRTGRAVSISAAEPYKEKLLVLPPFLLGLSDGGPAEVMQGLLLTGHFLERSAFAQRHAEVPAARIRFVERYARMNGLSSPTSLPSAGAQNA, from the coding sequence ATGGACTGGAATGACCAAGCGATCCTGCTATCCGCACGCCCGTATGGGGAAACGGCGGCCCTGGCCCTGGTGTTAACGCGGGAGCATGGGCGCCACGCGGGCCTTGTGCATGGGGGGCAATCGGCGCGCTTGCGGGCCAGTTTGGAACCGGGGAACCTGCTGGCCGCCGGTTGGCGTGCCCGTCTGGCAGACCAGCTGGGGACATGGTCGCTGGAACTGGAGCGGGCCTACGCGGCCCCGTTGCTGGATGACCCCCTACGACTCGCCTGTCTGGCATCGGCCTGCGCCCTGTTGGATGGGCTGCTGGCCGACCGGGAACCGCATCCAGGATTGTTTGACGCCACCCTGGCCCTGTTCGAGGCATTGTCCAGCGAGGTCTGGGCCGAGATTTATGTGCGGTGGGAGATCGGTCTGCTGGATGAGATCGGATTCGGCCTGGACCTGTCGCGCTGTGCCGTCAGCGGGCAGACGGCTGCCGACCTGTTCGCCGGCAATGATGGCCTGTCGCATGTCAGCCCGCGCACGGGCCGCGCCGTCTCCATATCGGCGGCGGAACCTTATAAGGAAAAGCTGCTGGTGCTGCCGCCATTCCTGCTGGGCCTGTCCGATGGCGGGCCGGCGGAGGTGATGCAAGGATTGCTGCTGACAGGCCATTTTCTGGAACGCAGTGCCTTTGCTCAGCGGCATGCGGAGGTGCCGGCGGCCCGTATCCGCTTTGTGGAGCGGTACGCCCGGATGAACGGTCTTTCCTCGCCCACCTCTCTCCCTTCCGCTGGTGCCCAGAATGCCTGA
- a CDS encoding sensor domain-containing protein — protein MSQPTPDDQLAQRYMLAGLSSGEAVWDWDLTVDTLFLSPGFRDHLGLPADGGDIGPRHWFDRVHSDDLQWLEATLRPRHDEGGRCFVIEHRVSNGRGDWTWLLVRGAAIAGPDGTVNRLIGTAADITERKEAEDRLRISEERLALAAAATNDGLYDWDLRTDRIYYAPRWWALIGLLPDEEADGPEEWLNRVHPEDLIWLQATLDAQMSAGGKPFQIEYRIQHGRGGWRWMLCRGIAVLDADGEPVRLVGSQSDITDRKVAEEQLRISEERYALAAQGANDGLWDWRVQEGEVYYSPRWSDMLGLPGGEWVGTMEDWFALVHASDLPGLRAAFELHLSGRLDHLEHEVRIRHDSGAELWVLIRGVAIRDALGDAIRMAGSMTDITARKRAEQQILFDAFHDGLTGLPNRSLLMDRIGQTIDRRRRPDDPPCAVILFDLDHFKTVNDSLGPNAGDEVLRILAKRLEGQRRAGDTIARVSADEFGVLMDGVVDVKAAMTAAQRLAAAITDPITLVSGEELVLTASGGIAMSHTGYGQAADMMRDASLAMFRAKGAGRNRVEVFDDALRARAMSRLRTEADLRLATDRHQLTLFYQPIVRLSDQSIAGFEALIRWQHPERGLISPADFVPLAEDTGLILQIGRWAMQEAAEQLAHWQRTHDSGLFMSVNVSGRQMLDDDMVECVRHVLADTGIAPDTLKLEITESLLMDDPGRAVSMMQQIRSLGVHLSLDDFGTGYSSLSYLHRYPVNSLKIDRAFISGAGNGDRREEIPRIILLLAKSLDLDVVAEGIENPSEVTFLRGLECRYGQGYYFSRPIPAPDAERLLALPALP, from the coding sequence TTGTCCCAACCGACGCCCGATGACCAACTGGCCCAGCGCTACATGCTGGCGGGACTTTCCAGCGGCGAGGCCGTCTGGGATTGGGACCTCACCGTCGATACGCTGTTTCTGTCGCCGGGTTTCCGTGACCATCTGGGCCTGCCCGCAGACGGGGGCGATATCGGCCCCCGCCACTGGTTCGACCGTGTCCATAGCGATGACCTGCAATGGTTGGAGGCAACGCTTCGCCCACGCCATGACGAGGGCGGCCGGTGCTTCGTCATTGAACATCGCGTCAGCAATGGGCGCGGCGACTGGACCTGGCTGCTGGTCCGCGGTGCGGCCATTGCCGGCCCGGACGGTACCGTCAACCGCCTGATCGGCACCGCCGCCGACATCACCGAACGCAAGGAGGCGGAGGACCGCCTGCGCATCAGCGAGGAACGGCTGGCGCTGGCGGCGGCGGCCACCAATGACGGTCTTTACGACTGGGACCTGCGCACCGACCGCATTTATTACGCGCCACGCTGGTGGGCGCTGATCGGCCTGCTGCCGGACGAGGAGGCGGATGGGCCGGAAGAGTGGCTGAACCGTGTGCACCCAGAGGATCTGATCTGGTTACAGGCGACTCTGGACGCGCAGATGTCGGCGGGTGGCAAGCCTTTCCAGATTGAATACCGCATCCAGCATGGGCGGGGGGGGTGGCGCTGGATGCTGTGCCGGGGCATCGCCGTCCTGGACGCGGACGGGGAGCCGGTACGCCTTGTTGGCTCCCAATCCGATATTACCGACCGCAAGGTGGCCGAGGAACAGCTACGCATCAGCGAGGAGCGTTATGCGCTGGCCGCCCAAGGTGCCAATGACGGCCTGTGGGATTGGCGCGTGCAGGAAGGCGAGGTTTACTACTCACCCCGCTGGTCCGACATGCTGGGCCTGCCCGGCGGCGAATGGGTCGGCACGATGGAGGACTGGTTCGCCCTGGTCCATGCCAGCGATCTGCCGGGCCTGCGTGCCGCCTTCGAACTGCATCTGTCGGGGCGGCTTGATCATCTGGAACATGAAGTCCGTATCCGCCATGATAGCGGGGCGGAACTGTGGGTCCTGATCCGGGGTGTGGCCATCCGCGATGCGCTGGGCGATGCCATCCGTATGGCCGGCTCCATGACCGACATCACGGCCCGCAAGCGCGCCGAACAGCAGATATTATTCGATGCCTTCCATGATGGGCTGACGGGCCTGCCCAACCGATCACTGCTGATGGACCGTATCGGCCAGACCATTGACCGTCGTCGCCGGCCCGATGATCCGCCCTGCGCTGTCATCCTGTTCGATCTAGACCATTTCAAGACCGTCAATGACAGCTTGGGGCCCAATGCCGGGGATGAGGTACTGCGCATCCTGGCCAAGCGTCTGGAGGGGCAGCGCCGCGCAGGTGATACCATCGCGCGGGTGTCGGCCGATGAGTTCGGCGTGCTGATGGATGGTGTCGTGGATGTGAAGGCGGCGATGACTGCGGCGCAGCGTCTGGCCGCCGCCATCACCGATCCCATTACGCTGGTCAGCGGTGAGGAACTGGTTCTGACGGCATCGGGCGGCATCGCCATGTCGCACACTGGCTACGGCCAGGCCGCCGACATGATGCGCGATGCCAGCCTTGCCATGTTCCGGGCCAAGGGGGCGGGCCGCAACCGGGTGGAAGTGTTCGACGACGCGCTGCGCGCCCGCGCCATGTCGCGTCTGCGAACGGAGGCTGACCTGCGGCTGGCCACCGACCGGCACCAGTTGACCCTGTTCTATCAGCCCATCGTGCGCCTGTCGGACCAATCCATCGCGGGGTTCGAGGCCCTAATCCGTTGGCAGCATCCTGAACGCGGCCTGATCTCGCCCGCCGATTTCGTGCCACTGGCAGAAGATACGGGCCTGATCCTGCAGATCGGCCGTTGGGCTATGCAGGAGGCGGCGGAACAGCTGGCGCACTGGCAGAGGACCCATGACAGCGGCCTGTTCATGAGCGTCAATGTCTCCGGTCGGCAGATGCTGGATGACGACATGGTGGAATGCGTCCGCCATGTTCTGGCCGATACGGGCATCGCACCGGACACGCTGAAGCTGGAGATCACGGAAAGCCTGCTGATGGATGATCCGGGCCGGGCCGTTTCCATGATGCAGCAGATCCGCAGTCTGGGCGTTCACCTGTCGCTGGACGATTTCGGCACCGGCTACTCCTCCCTGTCCTACTTGCACCGGTACCCGGTCAATTCCTTGAAGATCGACCGCGCCTTCATCAGCGGTGCGGGCAATGGTGACCGGCGGGAGGAAATCCCCCGCATCATCCTGCTGCTGGCCAAAAGCCTGGATCTGGACGTTGTGGCCGAAGGGATCGAGAATCCGTCGGAGGTCACCTTCCTGCGCGGTCTGGAATGCCGGTATGGGCAGGGCTATTACTTCTCACGGCCAATACCGGCTCCGGATGCCGAAAGGCTGCTGGCGTTGCCGGCGTTGCCCTAA
- the lpxB gene encoding lipid-A-disaccharide synthase → MTAPVIYLIAGEPSGDILGARLMAALKQATGGHVRFAGIGGDRMIVEGLDSLFPMEELTLFGLAELLPKLPNLIRRISQTAGDILARRPDAVVTIDAPDFCFRVLKKVRRADPAIKLIHYVAPTVWAWRPGRAQKIARFLDHLLVLLPFEPPYFEAVGLPATFVGHSIVEAGVEKGDGAAFRAHHGIADDIPLLCVLPGSRRSEIKVLLPDFAATLSILKERHPGLRVVVPTLGKVAAPVRAATAAWPVPTMVVEGDGEKYDAMAASTAALAASGTVALELALARLPSVIAYRIHPLTYRLYRRLIRVKYANLVNIMLDRMLVPERLQDECTPPKLADAVSVLLTDPGTRREQIEGVAQVAQWLGQGGEQTPSQRAAQAVLKVVRG, encoded by the coding sequence ATGACCGCCCCCGTGATCTACCTGATCGCTGGTGAACCTTCGGGCGACATTCTGGGCGCCCGGCTGATGGCGGCGTTGAAGCAGGCGACGGGCGGGCACGTGCGCTTTGCCGGTATTGGCGGTGACCGCATGATCGTCGAAGGTCTGGACAGCCTGTTCCCCATGGAGGAACTGACCCTGTTCGGGCTGGCCGAACTGCTGCCTAAACTCCCCAACCTGATTCGCCGTATTTCTCAGACAGCAGGGGATATTCTGGCCCGGCGCCCGGACGCTGTCGTTACAATAGATGCGCCTGATTTCTGCTTCCGTGTGCTGAAGAAGGTGCGTCGTGCCGATCCGGCCATCAAGCTGATCCATTATGTGGCCCCCACCGTCTGGGCCTGGCGGCCCGGTCGCGCGCAAAAGATTGCCCGGTTCCTGGACCATCTGCTGGTCCTGCTGCCGTTCGAGCCGCCCTATTTCGAGGCGGTGGGCCTGCCCGCCACCTTTGTCGGCCATTCGATTGTGGAGGCCGGGGTGGAGAAGGGCGATGGTGCGGCCTTCCGCGCCCACCACGGCATTGCCGACGACATCCCCTTGCTCTGCGTACTGCCCGGCAGCAGGCGCAGCGAGATCAAGGTGCTATTGCCCGACTTTGCGGCCACGCTGTCCATTTTGAAGGAACGCCATCCCGGATTGCGGGTTGTCGTACCTACTTTGGGCAAGGTGGCGGCCCCCGTTCGGGCGGCCACGGCGGCGTGGCCCGTGCCCACCATGGTGGTGGAAGGAGACGGCGAGAAGTATGACGCCATGGCCGCCAGCACAGCGGCGCTGGCGGCCAGCGGCACGGTGGCATTGGAACTGGCGTTGGCCCGCCTGCCCAGCGTCATCGCCTACCGTATCCATCCGCTGACCTATCGGCTCTACCGCCGGCTGATTCGCGTCAAGTATGCCAATCTGGTCAACATCATGCTGGACCGGATGCTGGTGCCGGAGCGGTTGCAGGATGAATGCACACCGCCGAAACTGGCCGATGCCGTCTCGGTACTGCTGACCGATCCCGGTACACGGCGTGAACAGATAGAGGGTGTGGCGCAGGTGGCGCAATGGTTGGGTCAGGGCGGTGAACAGACGCCCAGCCAGCGTGCGGCGCAAGCGGTTCTGAAGGTTGTCAGGGGTTAG
- a CDS encoding LpxI family protein: MADRLGIIAGGGDLPRQVAETFRRGGEPFFVIALEGQGADAWLTPDLPHAVFRMGAAGAILERLRAEGVTEIVLAGGVRRPSLSDLRPDWYAARFFARLGLKALGDDGLLRAVSALLEEEGFRVVGVQSLIADLLMPSGLLTHAALDEQALVDIAHGLKVAHALGAVDVGQAVVVQGGLVLGVEAIEGTDALITRCGALKREGPGPVLVKRAKPGQDRRLDLPTIGPDTVAACIAAGFAGIATEAGATLFVGRAEAVQAADAAGLFITGVSA, encoded by the coding sequence ATGGCGGATCGGCTGGGCATCATCGCGGGTGGTGGGGACCTGCCACGGCAGGTGGCGGAGACCTTCCGGCGGGGTGGAGAGCCCTTCTTTGTCATCGCGTTGGAAGGGCAGGGGGCGGATGCGTGGCTGACGCCCGATCTGCCCCATGCCGTGTTCCGCATGGGCGCCGCAGGTGCCATCCTGGAACGGCTGCGGGCAGAGGGGGTAACGGAGATTGTGCTGGCCGGTGGTGTGCGCCGTCCGTCGCTGTCCGATTTGCGCCCCGACTGGTACGCGGCCCGCTTCTTCGCGCGCCTGGGACTGAAGGCCCTGGGCGATGATGGCTTACTGCGGGCGGTGTCAGCATTGCTGGAGGAAGAAGGATTTCGGGTGGTCGGTGTCCAATCCCTGATCGCCGATCTGTTGATGCCATCTGGCCTGCTGACCCACGCCGCGCTGGATGAACAGGCCCTGGTCGATATCGCCCATGGCCTGAAGGTTGCCCACGCACTGGGCGCTGTCGATGTCGGACAGGCGGTGGTGGTGCAGGGTGGGCTGGTGCTCGGAGTGGAGGCCATTGAGGGCACCGACGCCCTGATCACCCGCTGCGGCGCCTTGAAGCGGGAAGGGCCGGGACCGGTTCTGGTGAAGCGCGCCAAGCCGGGGCAGGACCGCCGCCTGGACCTGCCCACCATCGGCCCTGATACGGTTGCCGCCTGTATCGCCGCTGGGTTCGCTGGTATCGCGACAGAGGCGGGGGCAACCCTGTTCGTGGGGCGGGCGGAGGCGGTTCAGGCAGCCGATGCCGCGGGACTGTTTATTACGGGCGTATCGGCATGA